ATTTTTAGTGTCTTTAGCACTTAGAATACGTTATCCTTTAGGGGAAGAACTTATAAAGGCGCTAAAATCAGCTAATCCCCCAGCTTCTTTGGGAATTAGCTGATTTTAGCGTTTGGGTAAGTTCTTTTCTAAAGATGAAAGTTAATTCAATGACAGTATATCTTTAATTACCTCACCTGCTATTATCATTCCTGCCACGGGAGGAACAAAGGAATTGCTGGAAGGTATTTGACGTTTTGATAGGCATTTTTTTGAGCCCCCAGTGCATACACAGCCTTCCTTGCAAGTTATGACTTCTTCTATTTTTGGTTTTTTAGGTATTTCCTCGGAATACAATACCTTTAAGTTTTTTATTTCTCGTTTCTTGAGTTCATGTCTCATTACTTTAGCTAGGGGACATATTTCTGTATCATAAATGTCAGATATCTTAAATTTAGTGGGATCTAGTTTATTTCCCGTACCCATACAACTAATTATATTTATATTATGATTTTTACACCATACTATAAGGGATATTTTTGAAGATACTGTATCAATGGCATCTATTACATAATCTGCGGAAGGAGGTATAATACTATCTATATTATTTTCATCTGCAAATACTTTATAAGATTCCACCTTGCAATTGGGGTTTATATCTAAAATTCTATCTTTTAAAACATCTGCTTTATACTTACCTATTGTATGGAAGTTGGCATGTATCTGTCTGTTTATATTTGTTAAACAAACAGTATCATCATCTACTATGACAATATGACCTATACCTCCTCTTACCAGAGCTTCAAGGGTAAAACTTCCCACACCACCTAACCCAAATAGTACTATAGTACTATGTTTTAATTTTTCTAGAGCTTCTTTTCCAAACAGCAGTTCGGTTCTGGAAAGGGCATGTTGTTTCATTAAATGATCTCCTATTCATAATAGTTTAATTATTTTTAACTTAAATGACAATATTAAAATTATATAATGTACAGTATTTTTAATCAATAGTCTTATAGAACTAAGTAATTCTTATTTGGGCGGAATTTTCTATAATGTGAAGTATCAGCTTTTCAATAGATTAGTAAATTGTATCTTAAATATTAAATTTTTATCTATCATTGAATAGTCCACAATAATAAACTATAATTAAGGGTATATAATAATTGTAAGGATTGAAGTGTTATAAGCAAATACATGAGGTAATTAAAAGAGGGTGTTTTATTGTGAAAATAGGTTTATGTCAAATGATGGTTTTAAAGTCTTCAAAAAGTGACAATGTAAAAAGAGCAAAGGAAGCTATATATAAGGCTGCAAATAAAGGAACTGACATAGTAGCATTACCGGAAATGTTTAATTGCTACTATAATACTAAGTATTTTAGAGAATATGCAGAAAAGGATGATTGCAAGGGAGAAACCTTGAGTATGCTGTCATCTGCGGCTAAAGAGATGGGAATATATATAGTTGGAGGCTCTATACCTGAAATTGATGATAAAGGAAATATATATAATACTTCTTTTGTATTTAATGAAAAAGGAGAATTAATAGGGAAGCATAGAAAAATGCATTTATTTGATATAGATATAAAAGATAAAATAACATTTAAGGAATCAAATGTTTTAACTCCAGGAGACAAAGTTACTGTAATAGATACAAAGTGGGGGAAAATAGGTGTAGCTATATGTTATGACGTGAGATTTCCTGAACTCATGAGGCTAATGGCACTTCAAGGGGCAAAAATCATATTTATTCCAGCTTCTTTTAATACTACTACGGGACCATCTCATTGGGAACTGTTATTTAGAAGTGCTGCAGTAGAAAATCAACTGTATACCGTAGGAATATCACCAGCAAGAAATATAAATTATTCTTATGTGGCTTATGGAAATTCTCTTGTAGTAGATCCCTGGGGAAAGATATTAAATATATTAGATGAAAAAGAGGGAATACTATTATCGGAGATAGATTTGGAATATATATATGAAGTAAGAAAATCTATACCTGTATTTGAGCATAGAAGAGAGGATTTATATGAAATTACTTTAGTATGAAAAGAAAAAATATGTAGATTTTGTTAGTCAGAATATTTCGACATATACCACATAAGTAAAAATCTGTGGTATCATGATATACGGTATTTTATATATATTTGTTTCAGTATAATAGAATAAATATATTATAAGGAAGGATTTTTGTGATGAAAGAGTTTATTTTTAATTTTACAGCTATTTTTCAAATATCAATTTTCACAATCACAATGTATTACCTAATACTTTCTTTATTTGGACTCTATAAAAGAAGAGATAATGGTGCAGAAAAATGTATGCCTAAAAATACTTTTGCCCTTTTAGTAGCAGCTCATAATGAAGAGATGGTTATTGCAAAAATAATAGAGAGTTTAAAAGATATTGACTATCCCAAAGATATGTATGATATTTTTGTTATTGCGGATAATTGTGATGATGATACAGCATCTATAGCAAGAAAATATAATGTAAATGTATTTGAAAGAAAAGTTCCGGATAAAAAGGGAAAGGGATATGCACTGGAATGGATGTTCAATAAAATATTTAAGATGGATAAACAATATGATTCTATAGCCGTTTTTGATGCAGATAACTTGGTCTCAAGAAATTTTCTAATGGAAATGAATTATAAACTATGTCAAGGGTATAAAGTTGTTCAAGGCTACATAGATAGTAAAAATCCCAATGACTCATGGATAACAGGTTCTTATTCAATTTCTTTTTGGACTGCCAACAGGCTTTTTCAACTTTCTAGGTCAAATCTTGGATTATCAAATCAAATCGGAGGTACTGGCTTTTGTATGAATACGGAGATACTAAAGCAGCTTGGATGGGGTGCTACTTGTTTGACTGAAGATTTAGAATTCACCTGTAAATTAGTATTAAATGGATATAAGGTAGGATGGGCTCATAATGCTGTAGTATATGATGAAAAGCCTTTAACACTAAAACAATCCTGGCATCAAAGAAAAAGATGGATGAAAGGATTTACTGATGTTGCATCAAGGTTTTTCTTTAAGCTTATAAAAAAGGCACTAAGAGATAAAAATCTCACTGCACTTGACTGTGCCATATATACTGTGCAACCTTTTGTCACATTGCTAATAGGGCTTTCGGCTTTTATAACTATTCTGCAGAATACTCATGGGTTAAATATATTTGTTATAAATATA
This window of the Clostridium kluyveri DSM 555 genome carries:
- a CDS encoding carbon-nitrogen hydrolase family protein; protein product: MKIGLCQMMVLKSSKSDNVKRAKEAIYKAANKGTDIVALPEMFNCYYNTKYFREYAEKDDCKGETLSMLSSAAKEMGIYIVGGSIPEIDDKGNIYNTSFVFNEKGELIGKHRKMHLFDIDIKDKITFKESNVLTPGDKVTVIDTKWGKIGVAICYDVRFPELMRLMALQGAKIIFIPASFNTTTGPSHWELLFRSAAVENQLYTVGISPARNINYSYVAYGNSLVVDPWGKILNILDEKEGILLSEIDLEYIYEVRKSIPVFEHRREDLYEITLV
- a CDS encoding glycosyltransferase family 2 protein, yielding MKEFIFNFTAIFQISIFTITMYYLILSLFGLYKRRDNGAEKCMPKNTFALLVAAHNEEMVIAKIIESLKDIDYPKDMYDIFVIADNCDDDTASIARKYNVNVFERKVPDKKGKGYALEWMFNKIFKMDKQYDSIAVFDADNLVSRNFLMEMNYKLCQGYKVVQGYIDSKNPNDSWITGSYSISFWTANRLFQLSRSNLGLSNQIGGTGFCMNTEILKQLGWGATCLTEDLEFTCKLVLNGYKVGWAHNAVVYDEKPLTLKQSWHQRKRWMKGFTDVASRFFFKLIKKALRDKNLTALDCAIYTVQPFVTLLIGLSAFITILQNTHGLNIFVINIYFIPIVWKTFSIVQFLVTPFIMMLENKLSKKMFSIFVLYSFNIVVLALMFDSPTLLETVSGSILYLLIFVIGISLLGGKNSLRIFIWYLLYGIYTLTWIPITIQGILDKNNKEWNHTKHIRQISIQEVE
- a CDS encoding tRNA threonylcarbamoyladenosine dehydratase; this encodes MKQHALSRTELLFGKEALEKLKHSTIVLFGLGGVGSFTLEALVRGGIGHIVIVDDDTVCLTNINRQIHANFHTIGKYKADVLKDRILDINPNCKVESYKVFADENNIDSIIPPSADYVIDAIDTVSSKISLIVWCKNHNINIISCMGTGNKLDPTKFKISDIYDTEICPLAKVMRHELKKREIKNLKVLYSEEIPKKPKIEEVITCKEGCVCTGGSKKCLSKRQIPSSNSFVPPVAGMIIAGEVIKDILSLN